One window from the genome of Streptococcus halotolerans encodes:
- a CDS encoding heavy metal translocating P-type ATPase, with product MTGIILKLKKQLLIIMAILISLGFISHFVFEQHYFSQLLLLLASILGALPILIQAYQSLKIKVISIDILVSIAIIGAFLIQNYEESAMVAFLFLLGAFLEQRTLRKTRSAIKELLDLAPEKARLILDNGQIKEIASEDVEEGQNLLVRTGDKVPVDGQILSGSAYLNQASITGESDLLKKEVGDQVFAGSILENGSITIIAQKVGDDTVFGRIIELVEEAQDSKTDTEKFINSFSKYYTPLVLLLAFLTFIITKNTELAITILVLGCPGALVIGVPVSMVAGIGNGAKQGILFKGSEAMSTFSKADTILFDKTGTLTQGKPRVNAIETFTEVSKTQWSYLVSLEKESQHPLAQAILNDIAVEKTYNVEDLETIRGGGLSATIDQHTILVGNAWLMQEKQIKLPSQVQKNIHSLSQTGHSIVLYALDGQILLALGIKDALRPEAPQVIQSLRKQGFKQIAMLSGDQQETAELVAREAGIQTVMGNLLPQDKEKYIRQLQDKGHKVIFVGDGVNDSPSITRADLGIAMGSGTDVAMETADLILMQGNLTRLALAHRLSQATNRNMRENIAIALLVVAILLTGLLASDWVSMTVGMFVHEASILVVILNGMRLLTFGKSQKLDTYQGSQNKELVN from the coding sequence ATGACAGGTATTATTTTAAAACTCAAAAAACAGCTATTAATTATTATGGCGATACTCATTAGTTTAGGTTTTATCAGCCACTTTGTGTTTGAACAACACTATTTCTCGCAACTGCTACTACTGTTAGCTTCTATTTTAGGAGCTCTGCCCATTCTCATCCAGGCTTACCAATCTCTCAAAATCAAAGTTATTTCTATCGATATTTTGGTTTCCATTGCCATCATTGGTGCCTTTCTGATTCAAAATTATGAAGAATCAGCAATGGTCGCTTTTCTCTTTCTCTTAGGAGCATTCCTTGAACAAAGAACCTTGAGAAAAACGAGATCTGCTATCAAAGAATTACTCGATCTAGCCCCTGAAAAAGCAAGATTAATTTTAGACAATGGCCAGATAAAAGAAATTGCCAGCGAAGATGTTGAAGAGGGTCAGAACCTTCTGGTTAGAACGGGAGATAAGGTTCCTGTTGACGGACAAATCCTTTCTGGTAGTGCCTATCTTAACCAGGCTAGCATTACTGGAGAATCCGACCTGCTCAAAAAAGAAGTGGGAGATCAAGTATTTGCCGGAAGCATTCTCGAAAATGGCAGCATCACCATCATCGCACAAAAAGTTGGTGACGATACCGTTTTTGGAAGAATTATCGAACTAGTAGAGGAAGCCCAAGATTCTAAAACTGATACTGAAAAGTTTATCAACAGTTTCTCAAAATACTATACACCGCTGGTTCTTCTGCTAGCTTTCTTAACCTTTATCATAACTAAAAATACAGAATTAGCCATCACTATTTTGGTGTTAGGTTGTCCAGGTGCTCTGGTTATTGGCGTTCCTGTTTCAATGGTCGCTGGTATTGGAAATGGGGCTAAACAAGGTATTCTCTTTAAAGGAAGTGAAGCCATGTCAACATTTAGTAAGGCAGATACCATCCTTTTTGATAAAACAGGTACCCTAACGCAAGGGAAGCCTCGTGTGAATGCCATTGAAACTTTTACAGAGGTATCAAAAACTCAATGGTCTTATCTCGTGAGTCTAGAAAAAGAATCCCAGCATCCTTTAGCTCAGGCAATCCTAAATGATATAGCCGTAGAGAAAACCTATAATGTCGAAGATTTGGAAACGATTAGAGGTGGAGGGCTGTCAGCTACCATTGATCAGCATACGATTTTAGTTGGAAACGCTTGGCTCATGCAGGAAAAACAGATCAAACTTCCTAGTCAAGTGCAAAAAAACATTCACTCACTGTCTCAGACAGGCCATTCTATCGTACTTTATGCTTTGGATGGCCAAATCCTTTTAGCACTAGGCATCAAAGATGCTTTGAGACCAGAAGCACCACAAGTCATTCAATCATTGAGAAAGCAAGGTTTTAAGCAGATTGCCATGCTATCAGGAGACCAACAAGAAACGGCTGAACTCGTGGCTAGAGAAGCTGGCATTCAAACCGTTATGGGAAATCTCCTACCTCAAGACAAGGAAAAATACATTCGTCAATTACAAGATAAGGGTCATAAGGTCATTTTTGTCGGTGATGGGGTCAATGATAGCCCTTCAATCACACGGGCTGATCTTGGTATTGCCATGGGTAGCGGTACAGATGTCGCTATGGAAACCGCTGATTTAATACTCATGCAAGGCAATCTTACACGTCTTGCGCTTGCCCATCGACTCAGCCAAGCAACTAATCGTAACATGCGAGAAAACATTGCCATAGCCCTCCTTGTTGTAGCCATTCTTCTGACCGGGTTGTTAGCTAGCGATTGGGTCAGCATGACCGTCGGCATGTTTGTTCACGAAGCTAGTATTTTAGTGGTTATTTTAAACGGTATGCGCCTTTTAACATTTGGAAAATCACAAAAACTTGATACTTATCAAGGAAGCCAGAACAAAGAATTGGTAAACTAA
- a CDS encoding DeoR/GlpR family DNA-binding transcription regulator, which translates to MEKIALEDYVVLEDLVELLDTSESTVRRDLDELEAQGKLHRVHGGAEKIHTLQDEPNIRQKSIKNIQEKKALVQKAAELVQDGDVIFLDAGSTTELLIPLLNHEGLTVVTNAIHHAAKLVDKNIKTLIIGGFIKNTTDASVGQIAVEQVQRLNFDKAFLGMNGIDEEHITTPEMEEAVVKRSIIASAKKAYILTDSSKLGHASFINVASLKDVTIITNHCDHPLLPIIKEKTGVIEV; encoded by the coding sequence ATGGAGAAAATAGCTCTCGAGGATTACGTTGTTTTAGAGGATTTGGTTGAGCTATTAGACACGTCAGAATCAACGGTAAGACGAGATTTAGACGAATTGGAGGCGCAAGGGAAGCTTCATCGTGTCCATGGTGGTGCTGAAAAAATACATACTCTTCAAGATGAGCCCAATATTCGTCAGAAATCTATCAAAAACATTCAAGAAAAAAAGGCATTAGTCCAAAAGGCTGCTGAACTCGTGCAAGATGGCGATGTGATTTTTCTGGATGCGGGTTCAACAACAGAACTTTTGATTCCATTGTTAAATCATGAGGGATTGACTGTTGTTACTAATGCTATTCACCACGCGGCTAAGCTTGTGGATAAAAACATCAAAACCTTAATTATTGGTGGCTTTATTAAAAATACAACAGATGCTAGTGTCGGGCAAATTGCAGTAGAGCAAGTGCAGCGCCTTAATTTTGACAAGGCATTCTTGGGCATGAATGGTATTGACGAAGAGCATATCACGACACCTGAGATGGAAGAAGCTGTTGTAAAGCGTAGCATTATTGCTAGCGCTAAAAAAGCTTATATTCTAACCGATTCTTCTAAATTAGGGCATGCCTCTTTTATTAATGTCGCCTCGCTTAAAGATGTCACCATTATCACTAATCATTGTGATCATCCCCTTTTGCCAATTATCAAAGAAAAGACAGGAGTTATTGAAGTATGA
- the pfkB gene encoding 1-phosphofructokinase has product MIYTVTLNPSIDYIVRLDAVEVGQVNRMDSDDKFAGGKGINVSRVLKRLDIDNTATGFIGGFTGQFITDELEKEGISTAFVPVSQDTRINVKIKADQETEINGTGPVIAKQELEALKDQLARLTAEDVVVFAGSAPSNLGNQVYTELLPIAKESGAAIVCDFEGQTLIDSLAYQPLLVKPNNHELEAIFGVTLESLGDIEKYARKILDKGAQNALISMAGEGALLVTEDAAYFAKPIKGQVKNSVGAGDSMVAGFTGEFVKSGDALEALKWGVACGTATTFSDDLASIDFIKETYEKVEVEKR; this is encoded by the coding sequence ATGATTTATACCGTTACCTTAAATCCGTCTATTGATTATATCGTTCGCCTTGATGCTGTAGAGGTTGGACAGGTTAATCGTATGGACAGTGATGATAAATTCGCTGGCGGTAAAGGGATCAATGTCAGCCGTGTTTTGAAACGTTTGGATATTGATAATACTGCCACAGGATTTATTGGTGGATTTACTGGCCAATTTATCACAGATGAATTGGAAAAAGAAGGTATCTCAACAGCCTTTGTTCCAGTTTCACAAGATACGCGAATCAATGTTAAAATCAAAGCGGACCAAGAAACAGAAATTAACGGTACAGGACCTGTTATCGCAAAACAGGAATTGGAAGCCTTGAAGGATCAGTTAGCCCGCTTGACGGCTGAAGATGTTGTCGTCTTTGCTGGTTCTGCGCCAAGTAACCTAGGAAACCAAGTTTATACAGAACTTTTACCAATTGCCAAAGAATCTGGTGCAGCTATCGTTTGTGACTTTGAAGGACAAACGCTTATAGATTCGCTTGCTTATCAACCACTTTTGGTGAAACCTAACAACCATGAACTAGAAGCTATCTTTGGTGTGACCTTAGAATCACTTGGTGACATTGAAAAATATGCTCGTAAAATTCTTGACAAAGGGGCGCAAAATGCCTTGATTTCAATGGCTGGAGAAGGAGCCCTTCTAGTGACTGAGGATGCAGCTTACTTTGCTAAACCAATCAAAGGTCAAGTGAAGAATTCTGTTGGTGCTGGTGATTCGATGGTGGCAGGCTTTACTGGTGAATTTGTTAAATCAGGAGATGCCCTGGAAGCTCTCAAGTGGGGAGTTGCTTGTGGAACGGCGACAACGTTCTCAGATGACTTAGCAAGCATTGACTTTATCAAAGAAACTTATGAAAAAGTAGAGGTAGAAAAAAGATGA
- a CDS encoding PTS fructose transporter subunit IIABC has translation MKIQDLLNKNVMILDLQAGAKEAAIDEMINRLVAEGVVSDFATFKEGIMAREALTSTGLGDGIAMPHAKNAAVVEPTVLFAKSSSGVDYEALDGQPTDLFFMIAAPEGANDTHLAALAELSKYLMKDGFADELRHINTPDGVIATFDGAEAADKEAEQADMAALADVTKLQSSDQDFIVAVTACTTGIAHTYMAEEALKKQAAEMGVAIKVETNGASGVGNKLTAADIEKAKGVIVAADKAVDMPRFNGKPLISRPVAEGIKKPQELIQTILDGKAETYVAKEGSQVAASEEKTSLGGAFYKHLMGGVSQMLPFVIGGGIMIALAFLLDNLLGVPKDQLANLGSYNEVAALFKAIGGAAFGFMLPVLSGFIAYSIAEKPGLVAGFVAGAIANSGLAFGKVAYAAGGEATLGLAGVSSGFLGALVGGFLAGGVILVLRKALAGMPRSLDGVRSILLYPLLGVAVTGFLMLFVNIPMAAINTALNTFLENLSGSSAILMGLLVGGMMAVDMGGPVNKAAYVFGTGTLAATVSNGGSVVMAAVMAGGMVPPLAVFVATLLFKEKFTEEERNSGLTNIVMGLSFITEGAIPFGAADPARAIPSFIAGSALTGALVGLAGIKLMAPHGGIFVIALTSNPLLYLLFVAIGAVVSGVLFGLLRNSK, from the coding sequence ATGAAAATTCAAGACTTATTGAACAAAAATGTAATGATCTTGGACCTTCAAGCTGGCGCTAAAGAAGCTGCCATTGATGAGATGATTAATCGTTTGGTTGCAGAAGGCGTGGTTAGTGACTTTGCAACATTTAAAGAAGGGATCATGGCGCGTGAAGCCTTGACGTCTACTGGGTTGGGTGATGGTATTGCGATGCCTCACGCTAAAAACGCAGCGGTTGTAGAGCCTACGGTTCTTTTCGCTAAATCAAGTTCAGGGGTTGACTATGAAGCTCTTGATGGTCAGCCAACCGATCTCTTCTTCATGATTGCAGCTCCAGAAGGGGCCAACGACACTCACTTGGCAGCACTTGCGGAATTATCAAAATACTTGATGAAGGACGGGTTTGCTGATGAATTGCGTCACATTAACACTCCTGATGGTGTGATTGCAACCTTTGATGGGGCAGAAGCTGCTGATAAAGAAGCTGAACAAGCTGATATGGCGGCACTAGCTGATGTCACTAAACTACAATCAAGTGATCAAGACTTTATCGTTGCAGTAACAGCGTGTACGACTGGTATTGCGCACACTTATATGGCAGAAGAAGCCCTTAAAAAGCAAGCTGCAGAAATGGGAGTTGCTATTAAAGTAGAAACAAATGGTGCTTCAGGTGTTGGTAATAAATTAACGGCAGCTGATATTGAAAAAGCCAAAGGTGTTATCGTTGCGGCTGATAAAGCAGTTGATATGCCTCGTTTCAACGGTAAACCATTGATTTCACGTCCAGTTGCCGAAGGCATTAAAAAACCTCAAGAATTAATCCAAACCATTCTTGATGGTAAAGCGGAGACCTATGTCGCTAAAGAGGGTTCACAAGTAGCAGCGTCGGAAGAAAAGACAAGCCTAGGTGGTGCTTTTTACAAACACCTTATGGGCGGTGTTTCTCAAATGTTGCCATTCGTTATTGGCGGCGGTATTATGATCGCCTTAGCCTTTCTTTTGGATAATCTTCTTGGTGTGCCTAAGGATCAATTAGCCAACTTAGGGTCATACAATGAAGTGGCAGCGCTCTTTAAAGCAATCGGTGGGGCAGCCTTTGGTTTCATGCTCCCAGTTCTTTCAGGGTTTATTGCCTACTCTATTGCTGAAAAACCAGGTCTTGTGGCAGGTTTTGTAGCCGGTGCTATTGCTAATAGTGGTCTTGCCTTTGGTAAAGTGGCTTATGCTGCTGGTGGTGAGGCAACACTTGGACTTGCTGGCGTGTCATCAGGTTTCCTTGGTGCCCTTGTTGGTGGTTTCCTTGCCGGTGGTGTTATCCTTGTCCTTCGCAAGGCTCTTGCTGGTATGCCTCGTTCACTTGATGGGGTTCGCTCAATCCTTCTCTACCCACTTCTTGGGGTAGCAGTGACAGGATTCCTTATGCTCTTTGTTAATATTCCAATGGCTGCTATCAATACGGCACTTAATACCTTCCTTGAAAATCTTTCAGGTAGTTCGGCTATCTTAATGGGACTTCTTGTTGGTGGTATGATGGCAGTTGATATGGGTGGACCAGTTAACAAGGCTGCTTATGTCTTTGGTACAGGAACACTTGCTGCTACAGTTTCTAACGGTGGTTCGGTCGTTATGGCTGCCGTTATGGCTGGTGGTATGGTACCTCCTCTTGCGGTCTTTGTGGCAACTCTACTCTTTAAAGAAAAATTCACAGAAGAAGAACGAAACTCAGGCTTGACCAATATCGTTATGGGGTTATCATTTATCACCGAAGGCGCTATTCCGTTTGGTGCTGCTGACCCAGCTCGTGCTATCCCAAGCTTTATTGCCGGTTCAGCCCTAACAGGTGCTCTTGTTGGTCTTGCTGGTATTAAATTGATGGCACCACATGGTGGTATCTTCGTTATTGCTTTGACTAGTAACCCACTTCTCTACTTATTGTTTGTTGCTATTGGTGCAGTGGTCTCAGGTGTTCTCTTCGGATTACTCCGTAACTCTAAATAA
- a CDS encoding fructose PTS transporter subunit IIA gives MSIKALLHKDLMIMESKAVSKDVALDEMIAKLAAHGIIHDSDLLKKSIMVREEQGVTALGHGIAMPHSKHVVVDKPAILFARSSQGIPYKAADGQPVDLFFMVVAPSDAEAVSLEAIADLSNYLTKDGFAEQLRQANSEQDVLTLFDDFSKLDKAEAVAKKNSHFGDFIVAVTACATGLIHTYMAEEALKKAAANKGMTIKVETNGASGLKNVLTADDISRAKGVIIASDKEIDLVRFAGKKLISRSVVDGIKSADDLIELLYTDEAQAVEVKEASLKDKLKQTLFGN, from the coding sequence GTGTCAATCAAAGCATTATTACACAAAGATTTGATGATTATGGAGTCAAAAGCCGTTTCTAAGGATGTGGCTCTGGATGAGATGATTGCTAAATTAGCGGCGCATGGCATCATCCATGATAGTGACTTGTTAAAAAAGAGCATCATGGTTCGTGAAGAACAAGGAGTGACAGCGCTCGGACATGGCATTGCGATGCCTCATAGTAAGCATGTTGTGGTAGATAAACCGGCAATCTTATTTGCACGATCTTCACAAGGCATTCCCTACAAGGCAGCGGATGGTCAGCCTGTTGATCTTTTCTTTATGGTGGTGGCTCCTAGTGATGCAGAAGCTGTATCATTAGAAGCTATCGCTGATTTATCAAACTATTTGACTAAAGACGGTTTTGCGGAGCAGTTACGCCAAGCTAATTCAGAACAAGATGTTTTAACACTGTTTGATGATTTTTCAAAGCTTGATAAGGCAGAAGCCGTTGCAAAGAAGAACAGTCACTTTGGTGATTTTATCGTCGCTGTAACAGCCTGTGCGACGGGGTTGATTCATACCTATATGGCTGAAGAAGCCCTTAAAAAAGCAGCTGCGAATAAGGGAATGACGATTAAGGTTGAGACAAATGGTGCCAGTGGCCTTAAAAATGTTTTGACTGCTGATGATATTTCACGAGCCAAGGGGGTTATTATCGCTTCTGATAAGGAGATTGATTTAGTACGTTTTGCAGGTAAAAAGCTTATCTCTCGTTCTGTTGTTGACGGTATTAAATCAGCTGATGACCTCATTGAACTCTTATATACAGATGAGGCACAAGCAGTCGAAGTAAAGGAAGCTTCATTAAAAGACAAATTAAAACAGACATTGTTTGGAAATTAA
- a CDS encoding glycoside hydrolase family 73 protein, translated as MGVAKVVRRRRKRKFPIRTVLLVIAMTFAIVIFIKQVLPERTESVPESSVSEQFIRELGPKAQAIARDNDLYASVMIAQAILESNSGQSSLSQSPHYNFFGIKGNYQGQSVALETWEDDGRGNPYTITADFRSYGSLENSLEDYARFLERDFYRGVHKSNTLSYHDATKALTGTYATDTSYGRKLNNLIETYQLTKYDSLW; from the coding sequence ATGGGGGTGGCAAAAGTGGTAAGACGAAGGAGAAAAAGGAAGTTTCCTATAAGAACAGTTTTACTTGTTATTGCCATGACTTTTGCGATAGTGATATTCATCAAGCAAGTATTACCAGAACGGACGGAGTCAGTGCCAGAATCATCAGTGTCAGAGCAGTTTATTCGAGAACTTGGTCCTAAGGCCCAAGCGATCGCAAGAGATAATGATTTGTATGCTTCGGTAATGATTGCGCAAGCTATTCTGGAATCCAATAGTGGGCAGTCTAGTCTTAGCCAATCACCACATTATAACTTTTTTGGAATCAAAGGTAATTATCAAGGACAGTCAGTTGCTTTGGAAACCTGGGAGGATGATGGTCGAGGGAATCCTTATACCATAACTGCTGACTTCCGTTCGTATGGTAGTTTAGAAAATAGCTTAGAAGATTATGCTCGTTTTTTAGAGAGAGATTTTTACCGTGGGGTACATAAGAGTAATACCCTGTCCTACCATGATGCTACCAAGGCACTGACAGGAACTTATGCCACAGACACTTCCTATGGTAGGAAACTCAACAATCTCATAGAAACCTATCAATTGACAAAGTATGATTCGCTTTGGTAA
- a CDS encoding DUF1149 family protein has product MEIIREKEFVNQYHYNARNLEWEKENGTPKTNFEVTFQLIEKNVEKNETTIVAVLQFTIVRDEFMISGVVSQMVHIKNRIVNEPKEFSQAEVESLAAPLLDVVKRMTYEVTEIALDRPGVKLEFNS; this is encoded by the coding sequence ATGGAAATCATACGCGAAAAAGAATTTGTTAATCAATACCACTATAATGCCCGTAACTTGGAATGGGAAAAGGAAAATGGGACACCAAAAACGAATTTTGAAGTGACCTTCCAGTTGATCGAAAAGAATGTTGAGAAAAACGAGACAACCATTGTGGCTGTTCTACAATTTACGATTGTTCGTGATGAATTTATGATTTCTGGCGTTGTTTCTCAAATGGTTCATATTAAAAATCGTATTGTCAATGAACCAAAAGAATTTTCTCAAGCAGAAGTTGAATCACTAGCAGCCCCTCTTCTTGATGTGGTCAAACGTATGACTTATGAAGTAACTGAGATTGCTTTGGATCGTCCAGGTGTTAAATTGGAGTTTAATAGTTAA
- a CDS encoding DegV family protein — translation MKLAVVTDSSAALPQSIEGHADLFCLDIPVAIDGQTYVESRKLTMSEFYEQMAANEELPKTSQPSLAELDDLLMTLQSKNYTHVIGLFLSSGISGFWANSQFLKNEYSDLVLAIPDTKITSAPQGQMVETALTLAQEGCDFNRILEKLNEQIAGTKAFILVDDLNHLVKGGRLSNGSALLGNLLSIKPILYFNDQGVIEVFEKVRTEKKAIKRLVEIIKEETSDGDFNVAIIHANAEDKAKELYQHLKESGFDETLSIVPFGSVIATHVGEGAIAFGITPKV, via the coding sequence ATGAAATTAGCAGTAGTAACAGATAGTTCAGCAGCTCTTCCACAGTCGATTGAAGGGCATGCTGATCTGTTTTGTTTAGATATACCTGTCGCTATTGATGGTCAGACTTATGTGGAAAGCCGAAAGTTGACCATGTCAGAGTTTTATGAACAAATGGCTGCCAATGAGGAACTGCCAAAGACCAGTCAGCCGAGTTTGGCAGAGCTCGATGATCTTTTAATGACCTTGCAGTCCAAAAATTATACTCATGTTATTGGGCTCTTTTTATCAAGTGGTATCTCTGGTTTTTGGGCTAATAGTCAGTTTCTAAAAAACGAGTATAGTGATCTTGTCTTAGCCATTCCTGATACAAAAATCACATCCGCACCGCAGGGGCAAATGGTAGAGACTGCCTTGACCTTAGCGCAGGAAGGGTGTGACTTTAATCGTATTTTAGAGAAGCTAAATGAGCAGATCGCGGGGACGAAAGCTTTTATCCTGGTTGATGATTTGAATCATCTGGTTAAAGGAGGACGCTTGTCAAATGGATCGGCTCTACTAGGCAATCTGTTGTCTATTAAGCCAATCCTTTATTTCAATGATCAAGGTGTCATCGAAGTTTTTGAGAAAGTTCGTACTGAGAAAAAAGCTATCAAGCGCCTGGTAGAGATAATCAAAGAAGAGACGTCTGATGGTGATTTCAATGTTGCTATTATTCATGCTAATGCTGAAGATAAAGCAAAAGAGTTGTATCAACACCTAAAAGAGTCTGGTTTTGACGAGACCTTATCTATTGTGCCTTTTGGTAGTGTCATTGCAACGCATGTCGGTGAAGGGGCTATTGCTTTTGGAATAACTCCAAAAGTTTAA
- the dapB gene encoding 4-hydroxy-tetrahydrodipicolinate reductase, whose product MAIKVIVAGFKGRMGSTAVEMVKSDKDLELAALLDPFATEKVLDGVPVFTDKNDLTGFDADVWVDFTMPKVAYENTRFALENGFAPVVGTTGFTEEQIAELEALSSEKALGGLIAPNFAIGAILLMEFAAKAAQYFPDLEIIELHHDNKKDAPSGTAVKTAELIAEKRQSKLQGAADEVELLSGARGAKYDGFRIHSVRLPGLVAHQEVIFGAQGESLTLRHDSYDRSSFMSGVNLGIKEVVTRRQLVYGLEKLL is encoded by the coding sequence ATGGCTATTAAAGTGATTGTTGCCGGCTTTAAAGGACGTATGGGGTCTACTGCAGTTGAGATGGTCAAATCAGATAAAGATCTTGAATTAGCCGCTTTATTGGATCCCTTTGCGACTGAGAAAGTTCTTGATGGCGTGCCAGTTTTTACTGATAAAAATGACTTAACCGGCTTTGATGCCGATGTTTGGGTTGATTTTACCATGCCGAAGGTAGCCTATGAGAACACACGTTTTGCCTTGGAAAATGGTTTTGCTCCAGTTGTGGGGACAACAGGATTTACAGAAGAACAAATAGCAGAATTGGAAGCTCTTTCTTCTGAAAAAGCACTTGGTGGCTTGATTGCACCCAATTTTGCCATTGGAGCCATTCTTTTGATGGAATTTGCAGCCAAGGCGGCACAGTATTTTCCAGATTTAGAGATTATTGAATTGCATCACGATAATAAAAAAGATGCTCCTTCTGGAACGGCGGTTAAAACAGCTGAATTGATTGCTGAGAAGCGTCAGTCTAAATTACAGGGTGCCGCAGATGAAGTTGAATTGTTAAGTGGTGCCCGTGGTGCTAAGTACGATGGTTTCCGCATTCACAGCGTCCGTTTACCTGGTCTAGTGGCTCATCAAGAAGTCATCTTTGGAGCTCAAGGAGAAAGTCTGACCCTACGTCATGATTCTTATGACCGTTCTTCTTTCATGAGTGGTGTCAATTTAGGGATTAAAGAAGTGGTAACACGTCGTCAACTGGTTTATGGATTGGAAAAATTACTCTAA
- a CDS encoding CCA tRNA nucleotidyltransferase translates to MKLEKLPIEFEEALPLLEKIKKAGFEAYFVGGSVRDVLLNRPIHDVDIATSSYPEETKAIFERTVDVGIEHGTVLVLENGHEYEMTTFRTEDVYVDYRRPSSVSFVRSLKEDLKRRDFTVNAFALNEDREVIDLFDGLTDLENRVLRAVGIASERFNEDALRIMRGIRFSASLNFDIDKQTLAAMSACAPLLEKISVERSFIEFDKLLMAPHWSKGLDALIATGAYHYLPDFQGTASKWRAFQTLIKKDYQFLSSEQAWSAVMIVLAIAQPKGFLKKWKTSVQFQKRVTQMIDVFQARQSSPLTSWQVYQYGKELIQEVEALRTAFGMEADFDRLAKLDQDLLIHDKHDIVVNGGILMSELNLKPGPDLGRMLNQVEQAIVKGELSNDKEAIFNFVKNKI, encoded by the coding sequence ATGAAGTTAGAAAAACTACCAATTGAGTTTGAGGAAGCCCTGCCTCTTCTCGAGAAGATTAAAAAGGCTGGTTTTGAAGCCTATTTTGTTGGTGGGTCGGTTCGTGATGTCTTGCTGAATCGTCCTATCCATGATGTGGATATTGCGACTTCGTCTTATCCTGAAGAGACTAAAGCTATTTTTGAACGCACGGTTGATGTTGGGATTGAACATGGGACAGTTTTGGTTTTAGAAAATGGTCATGAATATGAAATGACGACTTTTAGAACTGAGGATGTCTATGTGGATTACCGTAGACCATCAAGTGTTTCGTTTGTTCGTTCTTTAAAAGAGGATTTGAAACGGCGTGATTTTACTGTCAATGCCTTTGCCTTAAATGAGGATCGTGAAGTTATCGATTTATTTGATGGTTTAACAGACTTGGAAAATCGTGTGTTGCGTGCAGTAGGCATTGCTTCAGAACGTTTTAATGAAGATGCCTTGCGTATCATGCGGGGGATTCGTTTTTCAGCTAGTCTTAATTTTGATATTGACAAACAAACCTTAGCAGCTATGTCAGCTTGTGCGCCACTGTTAGAAAAAATTTCTGTTGAACGTAGTTTTATTGAATTCGATAAATTATTGATGGCGCCCCATTGGTCGAAAGGTTTGGATGCCTTGATAGCAACTGGTGCTTATCACTATTTACCTGATTTTCAAGGGACGGCTTCTAAGTGGCGAGCTTTTCAAACCTTAATTAAAAAAGATTATCAATTCCTAAGCTCAGAGCAAGCTTGGTCAGCCGTAATGATTGTTTTAGCTATTGCCCAACCCAAGGGATTTTTGAAAAAATGGAAAACATCCGTTCAGTTTCAAAAAAGGGTGACCCAGATGATTGACGTTTTTCAAGCACGACAATCATCGCCTTTAACTAGCTGGCAGGTCTATCAATATGGTAAGGAGCTCATCCAAGAAGTAGAAGCTTTAAGGACGGCATTTGGAATGGAAGCAGACTTTGACAGGTTAGCAAAGCTAGATCAGGACTTGCTTATCCATGACAAACATGACATTGTTGTCAATGGTGGGATTCTCATGTCTGAATTAAACCTCAAACCAGGGCCTGATTTGGGGAGAATGCTTAATCAAGTTGAACAAGCCATTGTTAAGGGAGAACTGTCCAATGACAAAGAGGCCATTTTTAACTTTGTCAAAAATAAGATATAA